A single genomic interval of Streptomyces sp. NBC_00663 harbors:
- the trpC gene encoding indole-3-glycerol phosphate synthase TrpC, with amino-acid sequence MSVLDEIIDGVRADLAERQARVSLDELKERAAKAPAGKDGVAALRGDGVKVICEVKRSSPSKGALAAIADPAGLAADYEAGGAAVISVLTEERRFGGSLADLEAVRARVDIPVLRKDFIVTSYQLWEARAYGADLVLLIVAALEQPALESLIERAVSIGLTPLVEVHDEDEVERAVDAGAKIIGVNARNLKTLEVDRGTFERVAPEIPDHIVKIAESGVRGPHDLIAYANAGADAVLVGESLVTGKDPKTAVADLVAAGAHPALRHGRG; translated from the coding sequence GTGAGTGTGCTCGACGAGATCATCGACGGAGTCCGTGCCGACCTCGCGGAGCGGCAGGCGCGCGTCAGCCTCGACGAGCTCAAGGAGCGCGCGGCGAAGGCTCCCGCGGGCAAGGACGGCGTGGCCGCACTGCGCGGCGACGGCGTCAAGGTCATCTGCGAGGTCAAGCGCTCCAGCCCCTCCAAGGGCGCGCTGGCCGCGATCGCCGACCCGGCGGGCCTGGCCGCGGACTACGAGGCGGGTGGCGCCGCCGTCATCTCCGTCCTCACCGAGGAGCGCCGCTTCGGCGGCTCGCTGGCCGACCTGGAGGCCGTCCGCGCGCGCGTGGACATCCCGGTCCTGCGCAAGGACTTCATCGTCACGTCGTACCAGCTGTGGGAGGCCCGGGCCTACGGCGCCGATCTCGTGCTGCTGATCGTGGCCGCCCTGGAGCAGCCCGCCCTGGAGTCCCTCATCGAGCGCGCGGTGTCCATCGGACTCACCCCGCTCGTCGAGGTCCACGACGAGGACGAGGTCGAGCGCGCGGTGGACGCCGGCGCGAAGATCATCGGCGTCAACGCCCGCAACCTCAAGACCCTTGAGGTCGACCGCGGCACCTTCGAGCGCGTCGCCCCCGAGATCCCCGACCACATCGTCAAGATCGCCGAGTCCGGCGTCCGCGGCCCGCACGACCTCATCGCGTACGCCAACGCCGGCGCCGACGCGGTCCTGGTCGGCGAGTCCCTGGTCACGGGCAAGGACCCGAAGACGGCGGTGGCGGACCTGGTGGCGGCGGGCGCACATCCCGCACTCCGCCACGGCCGCGGTTGA
- the trpM gene encoding tryptophan biosynthesis modulator TrpM, which yields MTVTTADRYARLARGCRPRGCRAPARRVHGRRVRYVIGDEPGQVNGMRWHQRPFRGAGNCATSHDGPAAN from the coding sequence ATGACCGTGACGACCGCGGACCGCTATGCACGCCTCGCGCGTGGCTGCCGTCCGCGTGGTTGCCGTGCGCCCGCGCGAAGGGTGCACGGTCGCCGGGTCCGGTATGTCATCGGTGACGAGCCGGGTCAGGTCAATGGCATGCGATGGCATCAGCGCCCCTTCAGGGGCGCGGGGAACTGCGCGACCAGCCACGACGGGCCCGCAGCCAACTGA
- the trpB gene encoding tryptophan synthase subunit beta: MPSEFFIPDPDGQVPSAEGYFGDFGGKFIPEALVAAVDEVAVEYDKAKHDPEFAKELDDLLVHYTGRPSSLTEVPRFAEHAGGARIFLKREDLNHTGSHKINNVLGQALLTKRMGKTRVIAETGAGQHGVATATACALFGLECTIYMGEIDTQRQALNVARMRMLGAEVIAVKSGSRTLKDAINEAFRDWVANVDHTHYLFGTVAGPHPFPAMVRDFHRVIGVEARRQILERAGRLPDAAIACVGGGSNAIGLFHAFIPDADVRLIGCEPAGHGVETGEHAATLTAGEPGILHGSRSYVLQDEEGQITEPYSISAGLDYPGIGPEHSYLKDSGRGEYRAVTDDAAMQALRLLSRTEGIIPAIESAHALAGALEVGKELGKDGLIIVNLSGRGDKDMDTAARYFGLYDTDAEVAADAADLAEIEGDAK; the protein is encoded by the coding sequence ATGCCCAGCGAGTTCTTCATCCCCGACCCCGACGGTCAAGTCCCGAGCGCCGAAGGCTACTTCGGCGACTTCGGCGGCAAGTTCATCCCGGAGGCCCTCGTCGCCGCCGTGGACGAGGTCGCCGTCGAGTACGACAAGGCCAAGCACGACCCCGAGTTCGCCAAGGAACTCGACGACCTGCTCGTCCACTACACCGGCCGCCCCAGCTCCCTCACCGAGGTGCCGCGGTTCGCCGAGCACGCCGGTGGCGCCCGGATCTTCCTCAAGCGGGAAGACCTCAACCACACCGGCTCACACAAGATCAACAACGTCCTCGGCCAGGCCCTGCTCACCAAGCGCATGGGCAAGACGCGTGTCATCGCCGAGACCGGCGCCGGTCAGCACGGCGTGGCCACCGCCACCGCCTGTGCGCTGTTCGGCCTCGAGTGCACGATCTACATGGGCGAGATCGACACCCAGCGCCAGGCCCTCAACGTGGCCCGGATGCGCATGCTCGGCGCCGAGGTCATCGCCGTGAAGTCCGGCAGCCGCACGCTGAAGGACGCGATCAACGAGGCGTTCCGCGACTGGGTCGCCAACGTCGACCACACGCACTACCTCTTCGGCACGGTCGCAGGTCCGCACCCCTTCCCGGCGATGGTCCGCGACTTCCACCGGGTCATCGGCGTCGAGGCCCGCCGTCAGATCCTGGAGCGGGCCGGCCGGCTCCCCGACGCGGCGATCGCCTGCGTCGGCGGCGGCTCCAACGCCATCGGTCTGTTCCACGCCTTCATCCCGGACGCCGACGTACGCCTCATCGGCTGTGAGCCCGCCGGGCACGGCGTGGAGACCGGCGAGCACGCGGCCACCCTGACCGCGGGCGAGCCCGGCATCCTGCACGGCTCCCGCTCCTACGTCCTCCAGGACGAGGAGGGCCAGATCACCGAGCCGTACTCCATCTCCGCCGGTCTGGACTACCCGGGCATCGGCCCCGAGCACTCCTACCTCAAGGACTCCGGCCGCGGCGAGTACCGCGCGGTCACCGACGACGCGGCCATGCAGGCGCTGCGTCTGCTCTCCCGCACCGAGGGGATCATCCCGGCCATCGAGAGCGCCCACGCGCTGGCCGGCGCCCTGGAGGTCGGCAAGGAGCTGGGCAAGGACGGGCTGATCATCGTCAACCTGTCCGGGCGCGGCGACAAGGACATGGACACGGCCGCGCGCTACTTCGGCCTGTACGACACCGACGCCGAGGTCGCGGCCGACGCCGCCGACCTCGCCGAGATCGAGGGGGACGCCAAGTGA